In the genome of Aerosakkonema funiforme FACHB-1375, the window TTGAACTTCAATTTCTAATTTTTCCTTAGTCCAACCTTTTAGACCGAGAGCAGCTTCGGCAGTTTTAGAACCTTCACGAGATAATCTCAAAGAACGTTTCGACATAATTAGTTTTCATCTGATTTATGGACTATTTCACTGTAGCAATAAGTTTTACAAGGTTTAGCTAAGAAATCTCTGACTTGTCTGTGACTTATCTCTGACTTATCTCTGACTTATCTTTAAAACGATTATTTTCCTCTCCTAATTGAAGTGGCCCACAAACATAAATAGTCAGACCTGCTTCCAAGGGGATTTTCGACCGAAATTATGGTGCAACTGAAAAGGGTTCAAAATTGTCGGTTCGCGCATAAGTTGAAAAAGAAGCAACGGCAGATATACCCTTTGAGCCACTTCATTCGCACATAAGTTGAAAAAAATCCGGCTCATTCGCGCATAAATTGAAAAAAGTGATGCCAATTCGCAGATAAGTTGAAAAAATCTACAGCCATTCGCAAATAAAGTGAAAAAAAACCATTCCGAAACCGCAGCCAAACAAGTTAGCACCCGTAAACTTTCTTAAACCAAATAGGGTGAGGGTCAAAATCCACAGCACTTTAGGCTACGAGTTTGGCCAAAATCCACCCAATCCCCGCCAGGGTCGTACCCACAACGTATAGACAGATATGGTGTTTCCCAACCCGATAGACTGGCACCGATGCTAGGGTACTGGTGATAGTTTTAACTAAATATTGGCTTGCTTGTACCAATCTTATGCTGGGGTAAGATTAATCAAAACTTCAACAAATCCACCGCTTTTCGTTTCACCTGTTCTCCACGTCTATCATATTTAGAAGTAATTGCTGGGTTAGAGTGTCCTGCTAGCTTTTGGACAGTGACGAGATCGACGCCTGCATCTAATAAATCGGAACAAAAGGTACGGCGAAAATCGTGTGGCGAAAATCTTGTAATCCCTGCATCATTGGCTAGTTTTCTCACAATCAATAATACCGCTTGGGGAGTTAGATGTCTTAGTTCTACTTGTCCCCCTTTCTGAATCGGACACAACAATGCTCCGGCTCTGTGGCCTCTAAAGGTTAGCCAATTGTTGACTAAATCAATGGCTATTTTGGGTAAATAAACCGAGCGGTCTTTGCCACCTTTACCGTTACATATTTCCAATTCGCCAGTCAGGGGATGAAAGTCTTTCAAAGTTAGATTAACCACCTCAGCCCGACGCAATCCCGCACCGCGCAGAATCCCAATTAGCGCCGCATCTCTCGCACCAACGGCACCTCGCTGTTCCTGACAAACTTGGAGTAGTTTAGTAATTTCAGCTCTCGTAAGCGCCCTACCCTTAAGTCCTTTTTCTACCTTGATACTCTTAAAATCTACAGCCTTAGCGTAGTCATTAGCATCAATCAAATCAAGCTTAAATGCTTCATGTAGCACTCGCC includes:
- a CDS encoding nuclease A inhibitor family protein encodes the protein MVQASQYLVKTITSTLASVPVYRVGKHHICLYVVGTTLAGIGWILAKLVA
- a CDS encoding tyrosine-type recombinase/integrase — its product is MITPQPLTMHPAAVYLDGLSKGSRATMEPALNAIAKLITDGQCDALTLDWAALRYQHTAAIRTTLMKKFAPATVNKMLSALRRVLHEAFKLDLIDANDYAKAVDFKSIKVEKGLKGRALTRAEITKLLQVCQEQRGAVGARDAALIGILRGAGLRRAEVVNLTLKDFHPLTGELEICNGKGGKDRSVYLPKIAIDLVNNWLTFRGHRAGALLCPIQKGGQVELRHLTPQAVLLIVRKLANDAGITRFSPHDFRRTFCSDLLDAGVDLVTVQKLAGHSNPAITSKYDRRGEQVKRKAVDLLKF